A genomic segment from Glycine max cultivar Williams 82 chromosome 1, Glycine_max_v4.0, whole genome shotgun sequence encodes:
- the FAD8-1 gene encoding omega-3 fatty acid desaturase isoform X1, translating into MATWVLSECGLRSLPPVFPRPTRPISCQKPSKFRFLSINKGVADLNLQPRGFTCYNFRERKWESGVSAPLKVATTEGEEEEGINGANGVVEEVPEFDPSAPPPFKLADIRASIPKHCWVKDPWKSMSYVVRDVIVVFGLAVAAAYLNNWVVWPLYWAAQGTMFWALFVLGHDCGHGSFSNNPKLNSVAGHLLHSSILVPYHGWRISHRTHHQNHGHVENDESWHPLPEKIFKSLDNVTRILRFTLPFPLLAYPIYLWSRSPGKTGSHFNPDSDLFVPSERKDVITSTVCWTAMAALLVGLGFVMGPVQLLKLYGIPYVIFVMWLDLVTYLHHHGHEDKLPWYRGEEWSYLRGGLTTIDRDYGWINNIHHDIGTHVIHHLFPQIPHYHLIEATEAAKPVLGLYYREPKKSSPLPIYLIGELLRSMKKDHFVSNTGDIVYYQTDPTLSSSSTSQ; encoded by the exons ATGGCAACATGGGTTTTATCAGAATGTGGCTTAAGGTCTCTTCCACCAGTGTTTCCCAGGCCAACAAGACCCATTTCGTGCCAAAAGCCTTCAAAGTTTAGATTTTTAAGCATAAACAAGGGGGTGGCAGATCTGAATCTCCAACCAAGAGGGTTCACATGTTATAACTTTAGGGAGAGAAAGTGGGAATCGGGAGTGAGTGCTCCACTGAAGGTTGCCACCACTGAGGGAGAGGAAGAAGAGGGAATCAATGGGGCTAATGGGGTTGTTGAGGAAGTACCAGAATTTGACCCTAGTGCACCACCACCCTTCAAATTGGCAGATATTAGAGCTTCCATTCCTAAACACTGTTGGGTGAAGGACCCTTGGAAGTCCATGAGTTATGTTGTTAGAGATGTCATTGTGGTTTTTGGGTTGGCTGTTGCTGCAGCTTATCTCAACAATTGGGTTGTTTGGCCTCTCTATTGGGCTGCTCAGGGAACCATGTTCTGGGCCCTCTTTGTTCTTGGACATGATTG TGGTCATGGAAGCTTTTCAAACAATCCTAAGCTGAACAGTGTTGCTGGCCACTTGCTGCATTCTTCAATTCTAGTACCATATCATGGATG GAGAATTAGTCATAGAACACATCATCAAAACCATGGCCATGTTGAAAACGATGAATCTTGGCACCCG TTGCCGGAGAAAATTTTCAAGAGCTTGGATAATGTAACACGTATTTTAAGATTTACATTACCTTTTCCATTGCTTGCATATCCTATCTACCTG TGGAGCAGGAGTCCCGGGAAGACTGGTTCTCACTTTAATCCTGACAGTGACTTGTTTGTTCCCAGTGAGAGAAAAGATGTTATTACCTCAACAGTTTGTTGGACAGCTATGGCTGCTTTGCTTGTTGGTTTGGGATTTGTGATGGGTCCTGTTCAATTGCTTAAGCTTTATGGCATTCCCTATGTG ATTTTTGTTATGTGGTTGGATTTGGTGACTTATTTGCATCACCATGGCCATGAAGACAAGTTACCTTGGTATCGTGGAGAG GAATGGAGCTACCTTAGGGGTGGCCTTACAACTATTGATCGTGACTATGGATGGATCAACAACATTCACCATGACATTGGAACCCATGTCATTCATCACCTCTTTCCTCAAATACCACACTATCACTTAATAGAAGCA ACTGAGGCAGCTAAGCCGGTTCTTGGCCTATACTACCGGGAGCCAAAGAAGTCTAGTCCTCTTCCAATTTACCTTATTGGAGAATTGTTAAGAAGCATGAAGAAAGACCATTTTGTCAGTAACACTGGTGATATTGTGTACTATCAAACAGACCCTACACTTAGTAGCTCTTCCACATCACAGTAA